The Herpetosiphonaceae bacterium genome includes a window with the following:
- a CDS encoding class I SAM-dependent methyltransferase — translation MTVINQKMVRAFIEGRYWQHPIRALRIYRAETARKNKGYKQAWEAVGKDAGWTFTMMNGSPDEATLQRTGREMAQRLVDALAIEPDHRVLELGCGVARVGRELAPRVGQWHGVDISSSILKIARRRTAHLPNVQFHELSRTALPLRDNSIDRAYSHLVLFHMDKEDLFLYLQELQRILAPGGLLYFDTWNLLHPEGWERFIWELEHHRHKQVKPAHRNQFCTAEEIRLYVEKAGLVPLHIIDESFWVQTIAAKPGPDMDIDALKAALCNLDALIPRGRWYY, via the coding sequence ATGACAGTGATCAACCAAAAGATGGTTCGGGCATTCATCGAGGGACGCTACTGGCAGCATCCGATCCGCGCGCTCCGCATCTACCGCGCCGAAACTGCCCGCAAGAATAAAGGCTATAAACAGGCGTGGGAGGCTGTCGGGAAGGACGCCGGCTGGACCTTTACGATGATGAACGGCTCGCCCGACGAGGCGACGCTCCAGCGCACCGGGCGCGAGATGGCGCAACGGCTGGTCGATGCCCTGGCGATCGAGCCCGACCACCGTGTGCTGGAGCTAGGCTGCGGCGTTGCTAGGGTGGGCCGCGAGCTTGCGCCGCGCGTCGGGCAGTGGCACGGCGTCGATATTTCCTCGTCGATCCTCAAGATCGCGCGCCGCCGCACCGCGCACCTGCCGAACGTGCAGTTTCACGAGCTGAGCCGCACCGCGCTGCCGCTGCGCGACAACAGCATCGATCGCGCCTACTCGCATCTGGTGCTGTTCCACATGGACAAGGAAGATCTGTTCCTGTACTTGCAGGAGCTTCAGCGCATCCTCGCGCCGGGCGGCCTGCTCTACTTCGATACCTGGAACCTGCTGCATCCCGAAGGCTGGGAGCGCTTCATCTGGGAGCTTGAGCACCACCGCCACAAGCAGGTCAAGCCCGCGCACCGCAACCAGTTCTGCACCGCCGAGGAGATTCGGCTCTATGTCGAAAAGGCCGGTCTGGTGCCGCTGCATATCATCGACGAGAGCTTCTGGGTGCAGACGATCGCGGCGAAGCCCGGCCCCGACATGGATATCGACGCGCTCAAGGCTGCGCTGTGCAATCTCGACGCGCTGATTCCGCGTGGCAGGTGGTATTACTGA
- a CDS encoding LLM class flavin-dependent oxidoreductase, which produces MRVGIALSPTGDWPAILKAAQLADSAGLDTVGFWDHYHSERPEWAYVCGWSAYGALACATTRIHLLPMVICRLNYTTGVLAKETSVLSIISGGRFELGIGAGDYPVEYRAWHQPFPDATTRVETLEETIAALRLIWRGELTTYEGKHIQLTDAACTPAPSAPPRVMVGVGGSRHMIRSAATYADEINIYNDEALLSYTQEVIAESGRAVDVSVFLHWQRWPEHLADELKRWADLGAARVIVNIGYDADLSGQVAEVAEARPR; this is translated from the coding sequence ATGCGTGTTGGCATCGCTCTCAGCCCGACCGGCGATTGGCCCGCGATTCTCAAGGCGGCGCAGCTTGCCGATAGCGCTGGCCTGGATACGGTCGGCTTCTGGGATCACTATCACTCGGAGCGGCCCGAATGGGCCTATGTCTGTGGCTGGTCGGCCTACGGCGCGCTGGCGTGCGCGACCACGCGCATCCATCTGCTGCCGATGGTCATCTGCCGCCTCAACTACACCACGGGAGTCCTTGCTAAAGAAACATCGGTGCTGTCGATCATCAGCGGCGGTCGGTTTGAGCTAGGCATCGGCGCAGGCGATTATCCGGTCGAGTACCGCGCGTGGCACCAGCCCTTTCCCGACGCGACGACGCGGGTCGAGACGCTGGAGGAGACGATCGCGGCGCTGCGCCTGATATGGCGGGGCGAGCTGACGACCTACGAGGGCAAGCACATCCAGCTTACGGATGCCGCCTGCACGCCTGCGCCGTCCGCACCGCCGCGCGTGATGGTCGGCGTCGGAGGATCGCGCCACATGATCCGCAGCGCCGCCACGTACGCCGACGAGATCAACATCTACAACGACGAGGCGCTGCTGAGCTATACCCAGGAAGTCATCGCCGAGTCGGGGCGGGCCGTGGACGTATCGGTCTTTTTGCACTGGCAGCGCTGGCCGGAGCATCTCGCGGACGAGCTGAAGCGCTGGGCTGATCTTGGCGCTGCGCGCGTCATCGTCAACATCGGCTACGACGCCGATCTGTCGGGGCAGGTCGC
- a CDS encoding glycosyltransferase family 39 protein, whose product MTGTRTTIAIGAALLCLFSGQLLFALHPSLLADVMLPLGVGLHVAGLALGWHGFRQEICDRDGQPPRHLQWIALGGVAVLAAALRLLWLDTVPFRVDGDAAAFASSAANFLKPEPPPLIGTGWQSHTNLYFFFESLALRLFGRSALGLRFLGAIGGTLSILAIYALGRSLWDFWTGFWAALIVAALPFHLVFSRVGTEVIHMAWLLPLAIWAVWRGWQRNAWRWLLLGGAITGLSQYFYPGARLIPILVVAQIGLLTLFPPDGARSWRRGGAALLWIGAGVLLVYGPMIAYFAKRPEIYTARVSIVNIFSSGWLDHELARHPWWLVLGDQLRRAYLPFLFPIGGPPLWYVWPQYLGPFDAALFALGLIGVWAARDTARWLKLFLACYLGVGILLGGVLTIDTPMPSRYITFVPAVALCMGYALDRLIRQFRAPLPRPQRKLELVFAAGAACLYVGGGIYSYLQHDTRAMWDSDYTGQTATYAARYLQALPEQDFEIVFLETDWIYYEASPVLKFLTDKPGRNIEEELSCETLTDTVRQPYTVLLAPEDRLEELRQLHKRLTSSELVVLHNPKGKQIIGMLHVRIPPNNAPLCVSDR is encoded by the coding sequence ATGACTGGCACACGCACCACCATCGCAATCGGCGCAGCGCTGCTGTGTTTGTTTAGCGGACAGCTCTTGTTCGCGCTGCACCCGTCGCTGCTGGCAGACGTAATGCTGCCGCTCGGCGTCGGGCTGCATGTGGCGGGGCTGGCGCTGGGCTGGCACGGCTTCCGCCAGGAAATCTGCGACCGGGACGGACAGCCGCCGCGACATCTGCAATGGATCGCGCTCGGCGGCGTGGCTGTGCTGGCAGCGGCGCTGCGCCTCCTGTGGCTCGACACCGTGCCCTTCCGCGTGGACGGCGACGCGGCGGCGTTTGCGTCGAGCGCGGCGAACTTCTTGAAGCCGGAGCCGCCGCCGCTGATCGGAACGGGCTGGCAATCACACACCAACCTCTACTTTTTCTTCGAGTCGCTGGCGCTGCGGCTGTTCGGTCGCTCGGCGCTTGGGCTGCGCTTCCTGGGCGCGATCGGCGGCACGCTCAGCATCCTGGCGATCTACGCGCTGGGGCGCTCGCTCTGGGACTTCTGGACTGGCTTCTGGGCCGCGCTGATCGTGGCGGCGCTGCCGTTCCATCTGGTCTTCTCGCGTGTGGGCACCGAGGTTATTCACATGGCCTGGCTGCTGCCGCTGGCGATCTGGGCCGTCTGGCGGGGCTGGCAGCGCAACGCCTGGCGCTGGCTGCTGCTCGGCGGCGCGATCACCGGCCTGAGCCAGTATTTCTATCCGGGCGCGCGGCTGATCCCGATCCTGGTCGTGGCGCAGATCGGGCTGCTGACGCTCTTTCCACCCGACGGCGCGCGCTCGTGGCGGCGCGGCGGCGCGGCGCTGCTGTGGATCGGAGCGGGCGTGCTGCTGGTGTATGGCCCGATGATCGCCTATTTTGCCAAACGTCCTGAGATCTACACGGCGCGTGTCTCGATCGTCAACATCTTCTCGTCGGGCTGGCTGGATCACGAGCTAGCGCGGCATCCGTGGTGGCTGGTGCTCGGCGATCAGCTTCGCCGCGCCTATCTGCCGTTTCTGTTCCCGATCGGCGGCCCGCCGCTGTGGTACGTCTGGCCGCAGTATCTCGGCCCATTCGACGCAGCGCTGTTCGCGCTGGGATTGATCGGCGTGTGGGCTGCCCGCGATACCGCGCGCTGGCTCAAGCTCTTCCTGGCGTGCTACCTGGGCGTGGGCATCCTGCTGGGCGGCGTGCTGACGATCGACACGCCGATGCCGAGCCGCTACATCACCTTTGTTCCGGCGGTCGCGCTGTGCATGGGCTACGCGCTGGATCGGCTGATCCGCCAGTTTCGCGCGCCGCTGCCGCGTCCGCAGCGTAAGCTGGAGTTGGTCTTTGCAGCAGGCGCGGCCTGTCTCTACGTCGGCGGCGGCATCTACAGCTACCTCCAGCACGACACGCGGGCGATGTGGGATAGCGATTACACCGGACAGACCGCGACCTACGCCGCGCGCTACCTGCAAGCGCTGCCGGAGCAGGATTTCGAGATCGTATTCCTTGAGACTGACTGGATCTACTACGAGGCCAGCCCGGTCCTGAAGTTTCTGACGGATAAGCCGGGGCGTAACATCGAAGAGGAGCTGAGCTGCGAGACGCTGACGGATACGGTGCGGCAGCCCTACACGGTGCTCCTCGCGCCCGAAGACCGGCTGGAAGAGCTGCGGCAGTTGCATAAACGTCTCACTTCGTCGGAGCTGGTCGTGCTGCACAATCCCAAAGGCAAGCAGATCATCGGCATGTTGCACGTGCGCATCCCGCCGAACAACGCGCCGCTGTGTGTGTCCGATCGCTGA